ATTTTGTCTGGATCAATATGACAGCCTTCATTACCAAGGGCCAATGTAAGAGCCATTATTTCCTATAATCAGTATGTGGACATCATGATGGTCATTATTGCCTAGTGCATATATTACAGCCATTATTTTCAGGAGTCACATGACTGCCTTGGGATAATATGACTGACATTATTGCCTGAAGCAAACATGATAGTAATTATTGCCTAGTGCCAATATGACGGTCATAATTGCCTGGGCCAATTTGATGACAATTTCTTCAGGCAAAAAATGACTGTCATTCCTGTCTGGTACCAATATGATGCTATCATTGCCTTTGGTCAATATTAAGCCATCATTGCCTGAGGTCGATATTACAGCCATCATTGCCTGGGACCAATACGACGGcagttattattataccagatttatatagcgcccttttcatgatcaatttcacgcttaaaggcgctttacatagttcaaatgcagccacacagggcgcataattcatcctctgctagtacagacacagagcgatctgaccagagggacagagtgagacaaagcccccacgacagagagatcagaaatccgatacaggcttgtccggctaacttagcctagctcgttgcgaatagacagctggttctttaacgtgcccagtgtatagcactgatacacgcaaggattgtctgggttcctgaccagtacacctctgaaaattcccgagtagctgccggggatcgaacccccgacctcgggattggaaggccagtgtgcaaaccacaaACCACTGTGCTATCCGTTATTGGAGTCAATTTGACTGCCATCACATCCAGGTGTCAATATCAGTCATCATTGTCTGGAGCCAGTGTCGCCTCCATTATTTGATAACCATTATTACTTGGGGGCCGAAATGTAGGGCCAGTATGACAACCTGTATAGCCTTGGGCCAAAATGACAAAGTTCAGAGATACTTTGACAGAAGAACATCTGGGTTGAAGGCTGTCAACTTCCAAACAGTAATTGCAGTTggtctgtagatgacccctactgtaGGGCCCATGTCACAGTTGGCCTATAGGCTGAAAATGGTTCCTGTGAATGACACAGGCTATCAAACTCCATAGAATGATATCCTCACGTCAGTAGATGACCGCTGGGAAAGATGGTGTCGAGAGCGAATAAAGTAAATTGCAGAACACGTTTCTCAATCAAAAGTAAATTGGcatgaaataaatacaaaaatgatctGACCGACGACGTTAACGTTAATCAAGATCTTGTAACGTTGACCGTAAATAATGttcaaaaaatgaaatgacaCGCTGACCGTTTaactaattttctaaaatgtttcgACTGTCAACGTTAGTATAAATCAACATTATTCTATCAGTTAACAGTTCCAAAATGATTTTCACAATATAAGATATAGTCCATCGGTCAGTCTCTGTCAACATTAGCATAAACACGGTCGGGCAATTGGCGCTGTTTGATCCATTGTCTTCTTTTATGGCACAAGAACCAAATACAAAGTATCCAACATTCTAATGTTATTCAAGGATGGCATTTTTGAAGATATAtttaataagaatatattttATGATCATAAATTCAATTTCCCGGTGTAAAATTTTGGAGcatgaaaatgttaattttgatgctataTAAGGTATCCTGAAAGCTAAACCCACtaacaaataaagtcaaaataGAAACTTTTTTAATTTGCAATATAATTTGCTTTTGAATATAAAACGAGTGCTTTCAACCACCATCGGGCTTCCTTAATGATTTAAATCTTGATTAAAGAGAATTCGGGGAAAAACGTAGCTACGGAAAAGATGGAGCAAGAGGTAATTATTGTATTCTGTTTGTCAATAGCTTTTCTGTCTTGctctttttcagaatattttcgcCTTAAGATAAATCtccgttttttttaaaacatgactGCCATTTATCGTAGGACGTCCAACCTGCCCGCAGTGATTACTTCCCCTACTTTAAAGGGAGGTCACTGCGTAAAAGGACGTCATAACGTCGCATTTGTGATTATCCAGCCTCGTTTCGGTTGATGCTAGCAACAACATTCTTGACAACCAAAGATGGCGCTTGACATCGCCATAATTGAATTGGCGttttcaattcaatttttaagttggtttCTTGAAACATTCACCTACTGTTCTGGTTATAACAGAATATTAGGAAATGTTCTATTCCACGGAGGAAAAGAACCGCGCATTTCACTGAGTATTGCCAACATGTTTGGCTTATTATTGCTGAGGGAAGGCGTTCATCCAAATCCTGGGCCGATCTCGGTGAGTATTATATATCTAGTACTTTTAGAAATTATAGTAGAtgtaaatgataataatgatgatagcATTAATAGTATATTagttatcattaattttatgaagataattCATAGGGTTTTTATTAGTCTTAGAATCTATCGCTTTTAATAAGCCCCTACTTTTAGAATTATTATCATTagtattatatcatcactattgTTATACTgataacatattattattattattattaaagcgGACACCAACCAAAATATATACAATTAGATTTACCATGCTTTTTCtcactgtttctttttttttacgaaattgATTTCATTCAAACAGCACAGCTGTTCCTCATCTATACCCACATGGTATGTGAATTTCCCTGAAATATTCAATTACATATTATCAATTTAGATGAGGTATTATAGTTTAGTTTATTCTGATTTTTTAGGTCTTAAAGCTCATttaaaccactctcgagtccgcttcctggaaaaaccagtaatggtgtcatatgagaagccATGGTCGTGACCTCAGCggagctcgaacccacgacccccgggTAGAGCCgccgacaccttaaccattagaccaccgctccccttctACAAAATGTTATAGGAATATTCCTTCGGTGGGCCTGcatcaattttgtttaaaaatattcctTGAAGAACTCTTGGTTCTGGTAGCAATGGAAAAGACTAAAATCTTGTCAGGAAATCCTGGCTCGGTCCCGATAACCGTCACATGGGTCATGGTTACTGTTTTCTATGTGTAAATAATGGAAACTTTATTAAAAAGCTAATTGTCAGAAAATTCTGGCTCAGGTTTTGAACAGTGTCACACAAATGAACCTTTTGACCATGTTCTAAGATCGTTAAATTTATTCCGATTCGCCACATTCCTTCTGTGTGGTTGAATCTTTAAGTACTGCTTGCCATTGTACACAAATATTCCGTAGTAATATTAACCAAATTattcctatttttcaaaaaagggcaccagagttaaaaaagaaaacatgatcTCCACTCCGCCCCACCCCCTTGAGTATTTGGTCAGTGACAGAAATATGCGTTTTGTAACCTCCCGACGTTTGTCCGATTCGTCAAGTAGATGGCATTGTAAAATTTCACTGTTGTTAAATACTAGAACGGAGTTTGAAAATATTAGGTCAGACATTCAGACTTTTCATAAACACTTTTAAACTAATGAATGTAAGCCGGAAGGACCCTATTGTCCTGTGAGGCTATCTCTGTTGCTAAAACTTGTGTTCATACTCGCAAAACATATTATATGCTCTGCGAACGTAGTACTATATAAATGGTGTTGGTACTATTTTAATCACGCGTAACATGACCATCATTGttcaaatattatttcaattaaaGGAAAATGAATTAGAAGAGAGGCTTACCAAGACGTTTGAGCGAATTCTTGGCGGACCCGACAGAGCGGAATCACCAAGCCTCATCTCATTCAAAAGATGTCTCGCTCAAGTCTCGCATGACGCAGAGGCGACGAGAAGAAGgtaagttaaattaaaaaaagaaagatattttttattcttttataaacAATTCACAAACGAACAACTTCTAATTGTCTTTTATTTACTAAATACTAtgtgaaacaagaaatatctttaaaaatgatggtcggcgaattgtaataaggaaagaagtttatgaatttttcatctaacattcatctttcatctaacatttttcaaattgcaaaactaaataccacactttaacaatttaaatgttctctttaatttttcgcaaaggttcgTAACGGTTGaaatttttgtttcgtttatccttagacaaataattaggagcagtagtttgatgaagattcatgaagcggttctgagaagaggtcattaaacgtgtttatattttagctaaaattGGTCCCtttccccatttgtaacaaaatagcagagaCCTTACGAATTGTTacacacatcgagtttgataaaaatccattacattttagtggttaatgcgagaaaggtatatctacttttagctatagtggtccctaaagGGCCCAAGtccatataaataaatttggaagaggaccttataatgatactccagccaagtatgacaaagaccaccaagctgttcatgaacctgtataaaggcatttctagttttagctctagcaaccctaaaaggggttaaatgtcccagcgaacaagttggctgcgggcctaataaagatgctacaaatcaagtttgattagaatacaggagaaaaaaaaatcaattaaaggattttttatttattaatttatttatttctaaaataggtcaactgatcccgctttaacaatgcatattcgctattcatgaaccTTGGACAATGACTTCCACCTATAAAACAGTGAAGGTCAgcaaacatacaattgtaattatttcaatattctgtttcataagcaaagtttgaccgtacaTATCATATAGATAAagtgtatgcagcgtaccttcatttcagagtatgagattcagtcattatatagcatatatataataaaacagatttcactgagttcaatatttgcataccatactaaagaaactatttcatatatataaatcagttaaataataataataatatatcaaagcaaacaagtactcattttaaatgCAATCtgataagtcacaaaagcaagaaacctttcatatacagatgacaattgtaaacaaggaaaatctttaatAAGCACTTCTCTACATTATAGACTCTTATAACACACCCTTATTCAGTGAtaacgcagaccgtattcagctctttcttgattttatttattgtatttgaacaggtttttatcatatttataacttacttatcattttggaTATATCATATTCTTGCTAAATTACTGGAGCCAAGTTAGCTTTAAAacgtgaacagcgtcgtttaggataaacgctttgtctacattcaCTCACGTAGCacatcaacagagtgaaagaaattgacactctcgtccaatcagcaAGTGTAGCATAAATCTTCCCttgataaattatatataatgcgttacaagtagtttgatttgtaaACTGAAGTCatgtggcataggtaacgaaaacgaatttagacggcgtcgccgaaaaaaaagaaataaaaattttcagTTAGGTACTATCTTGCAAAAATTGCTTCCTACGATGAAACAATGCATGCAATCTGTACCGTATTTTCACGCGTTGTGTGTGCTCTTAGACGTGGCATAAATTGTTTCCATAGTGAGGTGGGGCAATGAATGATAACCTGTCGTTGCGATCCGCTCATTGTCAAGCTCGTACGATCGGATCATAGAGTCCGTGTCTATTTTATGCCGATTTACTCTTTCAAAGACTTTGCAAATAAGAAGACGCCCAGGGGCCAGTTGTTCGAAAGGCTGTTAAATTTTATCAGATGACAAATTTGATCCCTTCCTGAATTAAACTTGGAGATAGGAAgaaaaatctgttcatctggctATGTCAAAGTCGAAATATGGGTATAAAAGTTATGACCCGAGAACGAAAAGCACAATGGCCAATaacgttcattttttttttgtcattggcCTTAGGAGGGAATGTAACGTGCAAGGAAgacatccattttttttttgtatttgaattCCATAAAAGGGCAAGTTAGTatataaaaaccttaaaatacaaTATATGTCAGCCTACTTTCTTTACCAGCTAATTTTGTTTTTAGCCCTGGAGATGGAATGAACACGCCCCCACCTGAACCAAAACCATCAGACGGCCCATTTCAAAGTAAGTGCAGTGTTTGAAGATGTGTAGTATATGTAGGTTTTGAGGGTTTCAATACATGTGTAATATTTTCCTACTTTCATCTTTTGTTCCATATTGCACATGTACATCGTAACCATTAATACATTTATGATAAGGATGCATTTTTGTTGAAAATCACCCTTGTAATTCATAAAAATACATAGTGATACAAAACGAACTGTTCAAAGAACCTTTGATCAAATGTCCTTTTTGTAGTCCATATATTTAAAGACCATACTGACTTTGTTATAACGTTACAACGTGGCTACTACATTTATCgctatgaatataaaatatattatatgcttGTTAAttgctattttcagtattttttaatCTCATTTATTTGTCAGAGATTTGCATATCTGATTAACACGAAAGAAAGTATTGTTGAATCaatgtttttattacctccctttatggcccTGGCCGTAAGTTTGTGTGCAATATTTAAATTAGTGCTATTCTGATCGTGAAATTCGTGCAAATTATATGCAACTAGCTATGATTTGGTcacttaatttttatttttattttggttggttttaacgtcgcaccgacacatttaagGTCATAATGGCGACTTTTTGGTCACTTAATTAAAACGCCTTATCCAagataaacaaaagaataaaCACATTATGGAACATGGGCCATATTCATCGGTGGGTAACATCACAATAAGATTTCTGTAGAAAAAGTACGGTAGATAGATGTTAATGAGTACATGGAGACGAACGTATCAAAAATTAGATAACGGGCATTTAAACCATGTTAATTAATTATGATTTGGTCGGAAAAAAACACGCCTTGTCCAAATATGACATCTAGATAACAGTAATCATAATTACTGATTATACTGTTAGAAGTATGTAAGGCCAGTACGTTATGccattgcaatttttttttaccatgCACATTAAGATAAGTGATAAGGTGTCGCCGCTCATCCAAGGTCGTGGTTCGAGCCAcggggtcatgaccatgactcACATATGacccagtactggttttccaggaagcggactcgagagtggttccaataagcttgaagttttcatcacaatcgagcttaaacaaattagtataaactaaactaaatactTCATGCCGAAATCGTCGACTGAAAAACGATATGCCGTTCATTCCAATTTGTACTTTGCGGAAAAAAGTAAGTTGCAGTATCTGTCATTAATTGACATAGGTTTTTTAAAGCtgatccaatgttcaccaaacttggtcacagtatttatgggcataatatctgaACAAGTCGAATAACCAGGCGTGTTTTCCCTTTGGCTCTGGAGTTACTTACCCTGAATTAATCACATCCCTTGAATAGTCTTTATCCAGGGTTGATCAAACTTCGTCAAAAAATGTTTATGAGTAGCAGGATAGTCTTAATCGCTCATGAGTTATATCTCTTGAGATACTTGTAATATAGATGTGTGAAAGGTATGAAGATCAGAGATATTTCTGTGAAACTGTCAGTTTTCGTTTACAGATGAGACAAGAACTGCCTGTTCTAATGTAGCAAATGCCGACGAGACGAACACAAGGTCGAACAGCATTCGGTCTCCTCGAGTCTCTCGCAGCGATGTTACTAGGTATTCTAACctgtttacatatttaatgtttgtttgCTATGAACACACATAATCATGTCAACATTCTAGCTTCAAGGTTACGATTatgatgaaattttgaaataagtgTATACCTGAAATTGATTAAAACCAATCAAAGAAACAAaacctatgaaaaaaaaaaaaaacagaaccccccccccccccataagatcatgcatatttaaaatgtagattgtaTTCATCATTTCCGGTTCGAACATTACCCCCTTAAAATATTGCTTATAAAGATACATATACATGCTACTTTGCAAGAATTCGCTCTTACAAGTTTAAATATCTCTATCGCATAATAAATCTTTGTTAAAAAAGTTTTCCAACAATGTATTTAAGGGATCTATTGCCATCATCTAGTAGAAaataaaatgcattgtttttttaGCATGGACACGCCATTTGTTTCTCCTGGGCAACGTGTCGAGCCGGACGATGACGTTGATGACGCCACTGACGCTGATGTCGTCGTTAATTTTGTCTTACCATCTTTATCTGCAAATTCGCTGGACATCAACGATTTTATCGCACAGGCACGTCTAGAATCTCGCACAGCGTCCAGTATGGAAGACGATTTCTACACCAACAGCGAACACTCATCTGCAGTGGACGAACAAGATGAAACAAGGTATTGTTTCAAGTCTAGTTAAATGAACTTATTCTAGTTGGCATACTTTTTGCTTTTGAAACAAGACTGAACTCATACCAAAGGCCATAACACcggactttttttctaaaaaaaaaacaacattaacattGTCATAACTCGGAATTATCCAACCTGAAATTGCAGTGACTGTGTATCTTACAATAGTAGCACGTATACCTCATGCAAAAATAAACACACGTCAAAATAATAATCTGGAGCTTTGGTTTGTTAGAACAGGTTCGTGGTTAGCGAATGGCACTAATATATAATCGTTCTTTAAAGTAAAATAGATCTATAGAAAATAGTACAAGTCATGTACATAACTCTTTAATGTGAAACTATGTCGTAATGTTACCTTgctttcttacaaaatgtttctttttgataaatgaaAGAAGTTCACATTCAAATAAATCTGTACAACAGTAAAGCAGTGCAGTTCAAAAGAACACTGACGAATCCTGGAGATGCTGAAGACAAGTGTGTTAAATCCACGAAAGAAGAGATGGCCACCTCAGACAATGAGGATGATGACTGTGTGTTGCCTTCTGCATCGAGCGATTCTATGGATATCAACTACATCTATGCCCAGGCACGTGCAGCGTCTCGAACAGCCGCCAATATGGATGATGACTTCTGCTGCAATGATAGCTCATCTTCTGATGAAGAGGATCCCGCCGATGCAAGGTAAGTAATGATCACCAAGAAACGGATTTTTAAAAGATGCTTGCCTCCCACTTATCTTATTGCAATGTGTACAAAATGAAAATACGAGTCGAATTAGGAAAAGCAGTATAGTTGGTCGTGCCCGGTAAAAAGACTGTACTTTCTCAAAAAGCATCATAATTTTGTGTATACAATTATTAGCATAGATTGTTTAAAATCTTTCTTTAAGTAAGTCACTTTTATGTATCGAAGGGATTTTCTGATTTGAAATGCATTCTGCTTTGTTATCATTGTATAAAAGCAGCATTGATTTTTTACAGAAGATACGTGCCAGGCAAGACAACAGAAAAGGTATCTGCAGAGACTAGGGGTAAAAGTGAAAGTTCCAAAAGAATGCCTACAACACCTATGCCAGACACAAAAGATGATGACTGTGTGTTACCTTCCAAATCCGGTAACTCTATAGATATCAGCCACATCAATGCCCAAGCACGTGCAGCGTCTCGAACAGCCGCCAATATGGATGATGACTTCTGCTGCAATGATAGCTCATCTTCTGACGAAGAGGATCCCGACGATGCAAGGTAAGTAATGATCACCAAGATAcggttttgaatgaaaatatgctTGCCACCCACTTGTCTTTCAGAAATGTGTACAAAAGGGAAATAAGAACTGAATGATGATTACTAGTTTGGTAGTTAGTACCCGATAAGAAAGAATGAACTTTTTCCACAAAGTGTGTGACCTTTAAAATCAGTAATTTTTATTGTCAGCGCATACACttagttccaaaagaaagtgtgcacttagttttctgttattttttctcggttattttcatgaaaacttttaatgt
This Mercenaria mercenaria strain notata chromosome 17, MADL_Memer_1, whole genome shotgun sequence DNA region includes the following protein-coding sequences:
- the LOC123536013 gene encoding uncharacterized protein LOC123536013, with translation MALDIAIIELAFSIQFLSWFLETFTYCSGYNRILGNVLFHGGKEPRISLSIANMFGLLLLREGVHPNPGPISENELEERLTKTFERILGGPDRAESPSLISFKRCLAQVSHDAEATRRSPGDGMNTPPPEPKPSDGPFQSKCSV